One Lucilia cuprina isolate Lc7/37 chromosome 4, ASM2204524v1, whole genome shotgun sequence DNA segment encodes these proteins:
- the LOC124419728 gene encoding probable serine/threonine-protein kinase DDB_G0282963, giving the protein MAESGIDLDFDFEIDYQCPMDEDRLEDVLPSVKVSGPNSSDVEFYELKSATRTIRPDNIPTFKTVTPTSRTQLKLQLQREQQQQELERREAEKRETDAFQQQQQQQQQQQHHQLQSVYHNQQQQKQQINLEQQQHNNSNNNNNNNVGSSPQVQIQSNHNNSSGNSHNRNSNSDSYGSKNMDTLMIPQAQSSPVTVKVPLNSIGVELPQQVLQVRTILENPTRYHVIQKQKNQVRQYLSESFKNQTDWSGRAASSLANLRVTVASSNPNQQQTHQNNERSSSSYTLGMNANNSIVNDNCSSVNSSPRQMRMTPAASPNSATILDDNMPLSPYSMGNNNSNGANSYYMPYTSSDNGNQQSSLKSFGNNSASNLGNSKSANNTSLGSRSNPGNLVKMMRNTNFMNSSGPSGMASPIQSATPSLSSVATSNSELPPSFESDADLDFEDILHNNNLNDTLKFDDSFSTELNIKQEPHSMSEAEASALAKDRQKKDNHNMIERRRRFNINDRIKELGTLLPKTNDPYYEVVRDIRPNKGTILKSSVDYIKCLKHEVARLKQNEYRQRQIEVQNRRLLNRIKELEMQAKSHGIPLTDFNNTSVSAPTPTTSYLKNSSPSNNMNHHSTPLINNEVSQEQQSTNASNHNNNTNNNDNNLNININTMEDLMEDSKHNLLQGSGGGGGLGIDTMLSIPSNQLLQSAPHSPSLQMQCSIHSYTSNGGNDCNEHNHNDSCCGSSHQLSLDDIYASSSPVSSPAHHTHSNTTSTTPTPTNHHQTPLNTCCGAGSSLGCLSSSCSNNCHHKYQHGSNSTLQQCQPSPNSNSANFDLMVACGSDSLGDCHHHHHHHHNNNDSLAASPTSLQHGRDPLLSSSHQHPLDAHSHLDTLDPHQHDLHHHHHPLHDDPDDMDHHQHHHSVDLASAIMSDTLSLVSSNPSESILLSSDFLDIDMS; this is encoded by the coding sequence atggcTGAATCTGGTATTGATTTAGATTTTGACTTTGAAATTGATTATCAATGTCCCATGGATGAAGATAGGCTCGAAGATGTATTGCCTTCAGTTAAAGTCTCGGGTCCAAATTCTAGTGATGTTGAATTCTATGAACTTAAGTCGGCTACACGCACGATTAGACCCGATAATATACCAACGTTTAAAACCGTTACACCCACCTCAAGGACACAATTGAAATTACAGTTGCAGAGAGAGCAACAACAGCAAGAGTTAGAACGAAGAGAGGCCGAAAAGAGAGAGACTGATGCTtttcaacaacagcagcagcagcaacaacaacaacaacatcatcaattGCAAAGTGTTTATCACAATCAACAACAGCAGAAGCAGCAAATCAATTTAGAACAGCAACAGCataataatagcaacaacaacaacaataacaacgtgGGCTCTAGTCCCCAAGTGCAAATTCAGTCTAATCACAACAATAGTAGCGGCAACAGCCACAATCGCAATTCAAATTCGGATAGTTATGGGTCAAAAAATATGGACACCTTAATGATACCGCAAGCTCAGTCGAGTCCCGTTACAGTTAAGGTGCCCCTCAACTCGATCGGTGTCGAGTTGCCCCAACAGGTTTTGCAAGTGCGAACAATTTTGGAAAATCCCACACGTTATCATGTcatacaaaagcaaaaaaatcaaGTGCGTCAATATCTTAGTGAATCATTCAAAAATCAAACCGATTGGAGCGGTAGAGCTGCCAGTTCACTGGCAAATCTCAGAGTTACGGTGGCCAGTTCAAATCCCaatcaacaacaaacacatcAAAATAATGAACGTTCCAGCAGCAGCTATACACTTGGCATGAATGCCAATAACAGTATTGTAAACGACAACTGTTCATCGGTGAACAGCTCTCCGCGGCAAATGCGTATGACACCGGCTGCTTCACCCAACAGTGCCACCATACTCGATGACAATATGCCCTTGTCGCCCTACAGCATGGGCAACAATAATAGCAATGGTGCCAACTCCTATTACATGCCTTATACCAGCTCAGATAATGGCAATCAACAATCATCGCTCAAATCGTTTGGCAATAATTCTGCCAGTAATTTGGGCAATAGTAAAAGTGCCAATAATACCTCTTTGGGCAGTCGTTCAAATCCTGGTAATCTAGTTAAAATGATGCGTAAcacaaattttatgaattcaTCCGGTCCCAGTGGCATGGCCAGTCCTATACAATCCGCCACACCTAGTTTAAGTTCAGTAGCGACCAGTAATTCGGAACTACCGCCATCGTTTGAAAGTGATGCCGATTTAGATTTTGAGGATATTTTGCACAACAATAATCTTAATGACACCCTCAAGTTTGACGATTCTTTCTCGACGGAGCTAAACATTAAACAGGAACCGCACTCTATGAGCGAAGCAGAAGCCAGTGCTTTGGCCAAAGATCGTCAGAAAAAAGATAATCACAATATGATAGAACGTCGTCGTCGTTTCAATATAAACGATCGCATTAAGGAATTGGGTACCCTGCTGCCTAAAACCAATGATCCCTACTATGAAGTGGTGCGTGATATAAGACCCAATAAGGGTACTATTCTGAAAAGTTCTGTTGACtacattaaatgtttaaaacatgaAGTGGCACGTTTGAAACAAAACGAATACCGTCAACGACAGATTGAAGTGCAAAATAGACGTCTGCTTAATCGTATCAAAGAACTGGAAATGCAAGCAAAATCCCATGGTATACCATTAACCGACTTCAATAATACCTCCGTTTCAGCTCCAACACCAACAACATCCTACTTAAAAAATTCTAGTCCTTCTAATAATATGAATCATCATTCTACACCGTTGATCAACAACGAAGTGTCACAAGAACAGCAGTCAACAAATGCCtctaatcataataataatactaataataatgataataaccttaatataaatattaacacaATGGAAGACCTCATGGAGGATAGTAAGCATAATTTGTTACAAGGTAGCGGCGGCGGTGGTGGTCTTGGAATTGATACCATGCTTTCAATACCGAGCAATCAACTCTTACAATCCGCACCCCATTCGCCCAGTCTACAAATGCAATGTAGTATTCACAGCTACACATCGAACGGTGGCAATGATTGCAACGAACACAATCACAATGACAGCTGTTGCGGTAGTAGTCATCAATTGTCCTTAGACGATATTTATGCCAGCAGTTCACCGGTGTCTTCACCAGCGCATCACACACATTCAAACACTACCTCTACGACACCAACTCCCACCAATCATCATCAAACACCCCTTAATACATGCTGTGGTGCTGGTAGTAGTCTCGGCTGCCTATCCAGTAGTTGCTCAAATAATTGTCATCATAAATATCAACACGGATCAAATAGCACACTACAACAATGTCAACCCAGTCCCAACAGTAACTCAGCAAATTTCGATCTAATGGTAGCTTGTGGTTCCGACTCACTTGGCGAttgccatcatcatcatcaccatcatcataaTAACAATGACAGTTTGGCAGCATCACCCACATCATTACAGCACGGACGAGATCCTTTGCTTTCCTCCTCTCATCAACATCCCCTCGATGCTCATAGTCATTTGGATACACTAGATCCGCATCAACATGAtctacatcatcatcatcatccgtTGCATGATGATCCCGATGATATggatcatcatcaacatcatcattctGTTGATCTCGCCAGTGCTATAATGAGTGATACTCTATCGCTTGTCTCATCCAATCCCTCAGAATCTATACTACTATCATCGGATTTTCTTGACATTGATATGTCGTGA